A window of the Calditrichota bacterium genome harbors these coding sequences:
- the rplL gene encoding 50S ribosomal protein L7/L12 — MAEEKAAQEVTVEGKGGDGKIEAVIKAVEGLTVLELAKLVKALEERFGVTAAAPVVAAAPVAGAQQAGGEAAPAAEEKSEFSVILQSAGAQKIQVIKVVRQLTNLGLKEAKDLVEGAPAPVKEGVSKEEANEIKAKLEEAGATVVLK; from the coding sequence ATGGCAGAAGAGAAAGCTGCCCAGGAAGTGACCGTGGAAGGCAAGGGCGGTGATGGCAAGATCGAGGCGGTGATCAAGGCCGTCGAAGGCCTGACCGTGCTCGAACTGGCAAAGTTGGTCAAGGCTCTTGAGGAGCGGTTTGGCGTTACTGCCGCTGCGCCGGTGGTGGCCGCGGCGCCGGTGGCCGGTGCGCAGCAGGCGGGCGGAGAGGCTGCCCCTGCCGCCGAGGAAAAGTCCGAGTTCTCGGTGATCCTGCAGTCTGCCGGGGCACAGAAGATCCAGGTGATCAAGGTAGTGCGCCAACTGACGAATCTCGGCCTCAAGGAGGCGAAGGATTTGGTAGAGGGAGCTCCGGCTCCGGTGAAGGAAGGCGTCTCCAAGGAAGAGGCCAACGAGATCAAAGCCAAACTCGAAGAGGCCGGCGCCACGGTCGTGCTGAAGTAG